Below is a window of Georgenia soli DNA.
TGCCCGTGGCCGTCGTCGGTGCCGGCGGGCTCGTCCGCGTGCCCGTCCTCGTCCGCCGCGTGCCCGTCGCCGTCGGTGTGGACGCCGGCGGGCCCGGCCACGTCGAGCACGTGCGCGGGGGAGGTGACCGCGAGGGCGTCGTCGAGGGCCGCCTGGAAACCGGAGAGGTAGACGACCGTCGCGCCGTCGAGCTTGGCGACGGTGGCGGGTGCGAGCTCGAGGTCGTGCGGGTCGACGCCCGCAGGCGTGACGGAGGAGACGGTGACGTGCTCCCCGCCCACCTGCTTGGTCACGTACTCGAGCGGGTAGAGCGCCGTGAGGACGTGGGTGCGACCGTCGGTGGCGGCGCCGGCGCTGCCCAGGTCCGAGCACGCGGCGAGCGGGAGGGCCAGCACTGCCAGGGCGGCCGCGGCGCGGTGGCGCAGGTTCGTCATGAGGATGATTCTCAATCCTGGTGAGAATCAGTGTCAACTAGGAGAGTGGTGAGCCCCCTCACCTGACAGCCGGAGCGGTCGGGCGGCGCACACGGGCCGCCCGCATGGGTAGGTTGGTCACCGCAGCAGCCGGGAGCGACTCTGCTCCCGCCCCAACCGCCCGCGCCAGCCAGGTGCGGGTCACCGACCAGCAGGAGAGTTCACCCGTGGCCACACCCTCGCGCCTGGACAACGTCATCAACCTCGCCAAGCGGCGCGGCTTCGTCTACCCCTCCGGGGAGATCTACGGCGGCACCCGATCCGCGTGGGACTACGGTCCGCTCGGCGTGGAGCTGAAGGAGAACATCAAGCGCCAGTGGTGGCGCGCGATGGTCACCTCCCGCGACGACGTCGTCGGGCTCGACTCCTCCGTCATCCTGCCCCGTCAGGTCTGGGTGGCCTCCGGCCACGTCGGCGTCTTCACCGACCCGCTCACCGAGTGCCTCAGCTGCCACAAGCGCTTCCGCGCCGACCAGATGGAGGAGGAGTACGAGGAGAAGAAGGGGCGCGCGCCGGAGAACGGCCTGGCGGACATCCCCTGCCCCAACTGCGGCACCCGCGGGCAGTGGACCGAGCCGCGCGACTTCAACATGATGCTCAAGACCTACCTCGGCCCGGTCGAGGACGAGTCCGGCCTGCACTACCTGCGGCCCGAGACCGCGCAGGGCATCTTCGTCAACTTCAACAACGTCATGACCTCGGCCCGGAAGAAGCCGCCGTTCGGCATCGGCCAGATCGGCAAGTCCTTCCGCAACGAGATCACACCGGGCAACTTCATCTTCCGCACCCGTGAGTTCGAGCAGATGGAGATGGAGTTCTTCGTCGAGCCGGGCACGGACGAGGACTGGCACCAGTACTGGATCGACACCCGTACCGACTGGTACACGGACCTGGGCATCGCCCGGGACAACCTGCGCCACTACGAGCACCCGCAGGAGAAGCTCTCCCACTACTCCAAGCGCACGGTGGACATCGAGTACCGCTTCGGGTTCCAGGGCAGCGAGTGGGGCGAGCTCGAGGGCATCGCCAACCGCACCGACTTCGACCTGTCGACCCACACCGAGCACTCCGGGCAGGACCTCAGCTACTTCGACCAGGGCAAGAACACCCGCTGGGTGCCCTACGTCATCGAGCCCGCCGCGGGCCTGACCCGCTCGCTCATGGCCTTCCTCGTCGAGGCCTACACCGAGGACGAGGCCCCCAACACCAAGGGCGGGGTGGACAAGCGGACGGTCCTCAAGCTCGACCCGCGCCTGGCCCCGGTCAAGGCCGCGGTGCTCCCGCTGTCCCGCAACGAGAGGCTCTCGCCGGTCGCGCGGGACCTCGCCGCGGAGCTGCGGAAGTACTGGAACGTCGAGTTCGACGACGCCGGCGCCGTCGGCCGCCGCTACCGGCGCCAGGACGAGGTCGGCACGCCCTTCTGCATCACGGTGGACTTCGACTCCCTCGAGGACCAGGCCGTCACGGTGCGCGAGCGCGACACGATGAGCCAGGAGCGCATCTCGCTCGACAAGGTCCGCAGCTACCTCGCGGAGCACCTGCCCGGCTGCTGAGCCGGCCGCCGGCGCCACGTCCCGGCACCACCCACGCGGACGAGGTCGAGGTTCTGGTTCGAGAACGAACCGGAACCTCGACCTCGTCGCCGTCTCCGCCGTCGGACCGGGTGGAACTCGGCGCGTCCTCCGCGGCGGCGACTGACCGACCGGTGAGCATGGAGCGTGCCCCGCTCCCGCTCCCGTTCCCGCTCCCGATCGCACTCGCACTCCCACTCGCACCTGCCCGCCGGTGAGGCCGCCGCCCTGGCCCCGGCCGACGCGCGCCGCGCCCGCTGGATCCTCACCGCCCTCGTCGTGCCCCTGCTGGCCGCCACCGTGCTCGCCCTGGTCGCGATGTGGCCGCGCGGGGAGACGCCGATCGGGTCGGTGCCGCTGGCCGGCACCGGGATGACGATCGAGGCGGGCACCGTCGTCGAGGTGGTCGACCCGGCCGCGCCGGGCGCCCCCGTGGACGGGCAGGTCCGCGTCGAGCTGTCCACCGGCGAGCACGCCGGCCAGGTCGCGCCCGTCCAGGTGCCGCCGGAGATCATGGCGAACGGCATGGAGGCCGGGGACCGGGTGCGCCTGATGTTCAGCCCCTCGGCGATGGGGACCGGCAGCCCGTACGTGTTCTGGGACTTCGAGCGCACCGCCCCGGTGGGCTGGCTGGCCGTCCTCTACGCCGTCGTCGTCCTGGCCGTCGCGCGCTGGCGGGGGCTCGCCGCGATGGTCGGCCTCGCCGGGTCGCTCGCCGTCATCGTGGTGTTCGCGATCCCCGCGATCATGCTGGGGCAGCCGCCGCTGCTCGTGGCGCTGGTCGGCTCGTCCGCGATGATGTTCCTCTCCCTCTACCTCGCCCACGGCATCTCGATCCGGACGACGACGGCGCTGCTCGGCACCTTCGTCGGCCTCGCGATCACCGTGGCGCTGGCGGCGTGGGGCACGCGGTCCGCCAACCTCACCGGGACCAGCTCCGAGCAGTCCCTCATCCTGCTGGGGACCTTCCCGAACCTGTCGCTGACGGACCTGCTGCTCTGCGGCATGGTGATCGCCGGCCTCGGTGCGCTCAACGACGTCACCATCACCCAGGCGTCGGCGGTGTGGGAGCTGCACGCCGCCAACCCGTCCGTGCCGAGGCGGCGGCTGTTCACGCGCGGCATGCGCATCGGCCGCGACCACATCGCCTCGACGGTCTACACGCTCGCCTTCGCCTACGTCGGTACGGCCCTGCCGATGCTCATGGCCGCCGCGCTGATGGACCGCGCCGCGCTCGACACCCTCATGGCCGGCGAGATCGCCGAGGAGGTCGTGCGCACGCTCGTCTCCTCGATCGGGCTCGTGCTCGCCATCCCCGTCACCACGGGCATCGCGGCCGCCCTGGTCCGCACGAGCCGGCGGCGCGGCGGTGACGACCCCGCACCGGAACCGTCGCTCGAGGTCGCCGCCGGGGTGCGCTGAGCGGGCCACGTCACAGGCTCTCCGGCTGTCAGGCACGCCGACACCGGCGACAATGGCGCGGTGAGCGCACTGCAGATCGGACCCGTCACCGTGGGGACCCCCGTGGTCCTGGCCCCCATGGCCGGCGTGACGAACCCACCTTTCCGCAAGCTGTGCCGCGAGGCGGGCGTCGACGGGCTGCCGGAGGGTGCCGCGGCGGCGGTGCCCGGGTCGCACGCGCCTGCCGGGCTGTACGTGACCGAGATGATCACCTCGCGCGCGCTCGTCGAGCGCACGCCGGAGACCATGCGCATGATCACCCCGGACCCCGACGAACCCGTCCGCTCGGTGCAGCTCTACGGCGTGGACCCGGCCACCATCGCGGCCGCCGTGCGCATCCTCGTCGCCGAGGACCGCGCCGACCACGTCGACCTCAACTTCGGGTGCCCCGTGCCGAAGGTCACGCGCAAGGGCGGGGGAGGGGCGCTGCCCTGGAAGCGGGACCTCTTCGACGCCATCGTCACCGGCGCCGTCCGGGCGGCGCGGGAGGCCTCGACCGGGCGCGAGCGGGAGGTCCCCGTGACCGTCAAGATGCGGATGGGCATCGACGACGAGCACCTCACCTACCTCGACGCCGGCCGGATCGCCGAACGGGCCGGTGTCGCCTCGGTGGCCCTGCACGCGCGGACCGTGGCCCAGCACTACTCGGGGCAGGCCCGGTGGGAGTCGATCGCCCGGCTCAAGGAGGCCGTCACGACCATCCCCGTGCTCGGCAACGGCGACATCTGGTCGGCCGAGGACGCCACGGAGATGATGCGACAGACCGGCTGCGACGGCGTGGTCGTCGGGCGCGGGTGCCAGGGCCGGCCGTGGCTGTTCACGGACCTGGTCGCGGCCGCGCACGGCTCCGACCGGCGCGTCACCCCGGGGCTGCGCGAGGTCGCCGCCGTCGTCCGACGGCACGCGGAGCTGATGGTCGAGCACTTCGGCGAGGAGCCGCGCGCCCTGCGCGAGATGCGCAAGCACATGTCCTGGTACCTCAAGGGCTACGTCGTCGGCGGGGAGGCCCGGCACGACCTCGGGCTCGTCTCCAGCCTCGCCGAGCTCGACGAGCGACTGGCCGCGCTCGACCTCGACCAGCCCTACCCGGGCGAGGCCGCCGAGGGGCAGCGGGGGCGCGCCGGCACGCCGAAGCAGCCTCACCTGCCCGACGGCTGGCTGACCAGCCGGGACGTCGACGAGGAGCTGCGCGCCATCCTCGCCCAGGCCGAGCTGTCCGTCTCCGGCGGCTGAGCCCGCGCGGGCGGGCGCACCCGCGCGGCGCTCAGGGCCTGACCGGCCTCAGCGGTGCGCCCACACCGTGGTGTCCTGCGGGACCGCCACGGCTGCGCCGTCGTCCGTGGTCGGCCCGCTGGAGACGAGCACCTCACAGCCGGCGGGCAGGCGCACGGGCTCCGCCCCCAGGTTCGTCAGGACGACCACGTCCTCGCGGCCCGGGGCCCCGTTGACGAAGGACACGACCGAGCCGGAGCCGGCGTGCTCGCCGTCCCAGGCCAGCGAGCCGAGACCGAGCCCGAGCTCGCGACGCAGCCGGAGCACCGTGCGGTAGAGCTCGAGCGTGGAGCGCGGGTCGCCGTCCTGCACGTCAGCGGCGTGCGCGTGCCAGCCGTCGGGCTGGGGCAGCCAGGAGCGCCCCTGCTCGGAGAACCCGAACGACGGCGCACCCGCCTCCCACGGCAGCGGCACCCGGCAGCCGTCGCGCCCCTTCTCGGCGCCGTCGGTCCGGAAGAAGGCCGGGTCCTCGCGGGCGTCGTCAGGCAGGGCGGTGTGCTCGGGCAGACCCAGCTCCTCGCCCTGGTAGAGGTACGCCGAGCCGGGCAGTCCCAGCATGAGCAGGGTGGCGGCCCGGGCGCGGCGCAGGCCGAGCTCGGCGTCGGGCTGGACGTCCTCGGCTCCGATGCCGTTCGGTCCCTTGCCGGTCTCGGGCAGGCCGAGGCGCGAGGCGTGGCGGACGACGTCGTGGTTCGAGAGCACCCAGGTCGTGGGGGCGCCGACGGCGTCGTTGACCCGGTAGGACTCCTCGACGCACTCGCGCAGGCGCGGCGCGGACCAGGGCGAGACGAGGAAGGCGAAGTTGAAGGCCTGGTGCATCTCGTCCGCCCGGACGTACCGGGCGAGGCGCTCGAGCGGGTCCACCCACGCCTCGGCGACGAGGACACGCTCGCCGGGGTACTCGTCGACCACCCGGCGCCACGAGCGGTAGATCTCGTGGACGCCGTCCTGGTCGAACATGGGCGGGTGCGGGCGCGCGGTGCCGCCCGGCTCGTCCTCCGTGCCGGCGACCATCTCGACGTGGCCGGTCCAGTCCGGCAGGCCGGCGGCCTTGACGAGGCCGTGCGCGACGTCGACGCGGAAGCCGTCGACGCCACGGTCGAGCCAGAAGCGCAGGACCGACTCCATCTCCGCCCGCACCTCGGGGTTCTCCCAGTTCAGGTCCGGCTGGGTGGAGTCGAACAGGTGCAGGTACCACTGCCCGTCGTTCTCCCACGGGCTGCCGGGGGCGTCGTCGCGGTCGCAGACCCTGGTCCAGGCAGGGCCGCCGAAGATGGACTCCCAGTTGTTCGGCGGCTCCTCGCCGACCTCCCCGCCGCCCTCGCGGAAGAGGTACCGGGCGCGCTCCGGGCTGGTCGGGCCGGCGGCCAGCGCCTCGCGGAACCAGACGTGCTCGTCCGAGGTGTGGTTGGGCACGAGGTCCACGATCACCCGCAGGCCGAGGGCGTGGGCACGCTCGAGCAGGGCGTCCGCGTCCGCGAGGGTGCCGAAGCGCGGGTCGACGTCGCGGTAGTCCGAGACGTCGTAGCCGCCGTCGTGCTGCGGCGAGCGGTAGAACGGCGAGAGCCACAGCGCGTCGACCCCGAGCGCGGCGAGGTGGTCCAGCCGCGAGGTGATTCCCGGCAGGTCGCCCATGCCGTCACCGTTCCCGTCGGCGAACGAGCGCGGGTAGACCTGGTAGATCACCGCGTGCCGCCACCACGCCTCGTCGCGGTCGTGCGCCGGGGCGTGGACGGTCAGGGATCGGGGCTCGGTGCGAACTGTCACTTCTCTCCTACGTCGGTCTTCGGGTCGCGTCAGCGGGAAGGGGCCCCGCGCGGCGGGAGCGGCCGTGCGCCGGGGACGGCCTCCGTGCGAACGCCGGCAGCCAGCGTGGCACGTGCGGCGTGCCGGGCGCACATCGGTGGGGGCCGGGAGGCCGCGTGCCCCCTCGGCGCCCGGTGCGGCACGGGCGCCGCAGGTTCAGTACGCGGTCGGCGCGGCGTCGGTGGACCCGCGGACGATGAGCTCGGGCACGAAGATCAGCTCGCCGCGCGGCACCTGCGAGCCGCCGATCTCCGCCACCAGGGTGGTCACCGCGGCCTGGCACATCGCGGCGACGGGCTGACGGATCGTGGTCAGGGGCGGGTGCGTGAAGGGGATGAGCGGGGAGTCGTCGTACCCGATGACGGAGAGGTCCTCGGGGACCCGCCGTCCGTTCGTGCGCGCCGCCCGCACCACGCCCAGCGCCATGAGGTCGGACCCGCAGATGACCGCCGTGCACCCCTGCTCCAGCAGCTCCGTGCCCGCCGCCACGCCGCCCTCGACGGTGAACAGCGTGCGGACCACCCGCGGCTCCTCGCCCTCCACGTACTGCGCGATGGCCTCCTCGAAGCCCACGCGCTTGCGGTGCGCGGGCACGAAGCGCTCGGGGCCGATGGCCAGGCCGATCCGGCGGTGCCCCTGGGACACCAGGTGCCGCACGGCGAGCTCCATGCTGCCGCGGTCGTCCGTGGAGAAGCACGGGGCGTCGATCGCGGGGTTGTGGCCGTTGAGCAGCACGAACGGCAGGCCGCGCTCGCGCAGGCGCTGGTAGCGCGCCGGGTCGGCGTTGGTGTCGGCGTGCAGCCCGGAGACGAAGACGATGCCGTCCACGCCGTGCTCGAGCAGCATCTCGACGTACTGGTCCTCGGTGGTGCCGCCGGGGGACTGGGTGCACAGCAGCGGCGTCAGGCCCATCGTGGCGAGGACGGACTCGACGGACTGCGCGAAGGCGGGGAACACGGGGTTGGTGAGCTCCGGCACGATCAGCCCGACCAGCCCCGCCGAGCGGGAGCTCAGCTTGTCCGGGCGCTCGTAGCCGAGCATGTCGAGGGCCGCCAGCACCGCCCGCCGGGTCTCCCCGGCGACCCCCGGCTTGTCGTTCAGCACCCGGGAGACGGTCGCCGTGCTGACGCCGGCCTGCTCCGCGACGTCGGTGAGTCTGGTGCGCCCTTGCATGGCAGACCTGTGCTTTCTCCTAGGTGCGCGCGACCGGTCCGCGCGGCACGTGAAACCGTTGCCTGAAAGTTACTGCAAGTAGTTGCAACTTTGCCAGCACCGCAGTTACTGTCGAGACATCCGGACCGGTTCCGTCGGCGACGACGGGGCGAGCCGCGACTGAATATCCCACCTATCCCACAGGAGATTCGAGATGCGACGGAGCATCACCCTTGCGGCCGCCGTCGGTATGACGATGGCGCTCGCCGCGTGCGGGGGCGAGACCCCCGAGGCGGACACGACGGCGGAGCCCGCCGCCGGGGCGACCTCTGCGCCCGCCGGCGACGGCGGGACGCTGACCATCTGGACCGACGAGACCCGGCAGGAGGCCGTCGAGGCGGCCGCCACGGCGTTCGAGGAGGAGACCGGCGCCACCGTCGCGACCGTTCTGAAGAACTTCGAGGACATCCGCGCCGACTTCCTCGCCCAGGTCCCCACCGGCGAGGGCCCGGACATCACCGTCGGTGCGCACGACTGGCTCGGCGAGATGACGGCCAACGGCGTCGTGGCCCCCATCGAGCTCGGCGACAAGGCCTCCGAGTTCGAGACCGTCGCGATCGAGGCCTTCACCCAGGACGGCCAGGTCTACGGCCTGCCCTACGCGGTCGAGAACATCGGCCTCATCCGCAACACGGCGCTCGCCGCGGAGGCCCCGGCCACCTGGGACGACGCCGTCGCCGCGGGCCAGGCCGCGGGCACGAAGTACCCCCTCCTCATCCAGGTGAGCGAGGAGGGCGACCCCTACACGATGTACCCGCTGCAGACCTCGTTCGGCGCCCCGGTGTTCGTCCAGAACGAGGACGGCTCCTACAGCCCCGAGCTCGCGCTCGGCGGCGAGCCCGGCAACGCGTTCGCGCAGTGGCTGGCGGAGCAGGGCCAGGCGGGCACGCTGGACACCGCCATCACCTACGACATCGCGGTGGAGGCCTTCGCCAACGGCGAGTCCCCCTTCATCATCGGCGGGCCGTGGATGATCGCCAGCTTCGAGGGCCTCGACCTCGCCGTCGACCCGATCCCGAGCGCCGGCGGCGAGCCCGCGCAGCCGTTCGCGGGTGTCCAGGGCTTCTACGTCAACGCCAAGAGCGAGAACGCCCTGCTCGCCAACGACTTCCTCGTGAACTTCATGTCCACCGAGGAGGCGCAGCTCGCCCTGTACGAGGCGGGTGACCGTCCGCCGGCCCTGGTCGCCGCGGCCGACACCGCCTCCTCCGACCCGGTCACCGCCGGGTTCCGCGAGGTCGGTACCGACGCCGTGCCGATGCCCTCCATCCCGGAGATGGGCGCGGTGTGGAACTTCTGGGGCGTGACGGAGGCCGCGATCGTCAGCGGCTCGCAGGAGCCCGTCGCGGCCTGGGAGAAGATGGTCTCGGACATCCAGGGCGCGCTCGACGCCGCCTGACCCACCCCCGGCGGGTGCGTGGCCACGGCCGCGCACCCGCCGGACCGGCGCCCGGTGCGCCGGCCGCCGGCACCGCCGGCGGACCGAACTCGGGGTCGACGACGAACCCCACGACGGTCGGGCGACGACGCGCCCGACGGAGGTCCCACATGAGCGCCCGCACCGAGGTGGAGCGACGGACCGAGGCCGGCCGGCCGACGCCGCCTGTCTCCCGCAGCTCCCACGCCCGCACCTTCAGCCGCGGCTTCGCGGCCAAGGTCGTGCTGATGGCTCTGGTCAACGCCCTCGGCGTGTACGTGATCCTGGCCGCCTGGGCCGCCGAGTCCTACGGCGTGCTGGCGGCCATGGTCGCCCTCGTCGTCGCGGCCGACTACGTCTACTTCTCGCGGCGCACGCTCCCGCTGAAGTACCTGCTCCCCGGGCTGGCCTTCCTGCTGGTCTACCAGGTCTTCGTCGTCGCCTACACGGGGTACGTGGCGCTGACCAACTACGGGGACGGCCACAACTCCACCAAGGAGGACGCCGTCGAGGCGCTCCTCATCCAGAACGAGCGCCGCGTCGAGGGCTCGGCCGCCTACCCGCTGGTGGTCCTGGACGACGGCGGCGAGCTCGCCTTCGCGATCGCCGACGACGGCGAGGTCCGGGTCGGCCGGGCCGAGACCCCGCTGGAGACGGCGGAGGAAGCCGTCGTCTCCGACGGCGTCATCACCGAGGTCCCCGGCTACGAGGTGCTCCCGCGGCAGGCGGTGCTCGAGCGCCAGGCCGAGGTCACGGCGCTGCGCGTGCCGGTCTCGGACGACCCCGCCGACGGGTCGATCCGCACGCAGGACGCGCGCAACGGGTACGTGTTCGTCTCCACGCTGGCGTACGACGAGGCCGCCGACACGATGACGGACACCCTCACCGGGACGGTCTACACGCCGAACGACGAGGGCATGTTCGAGGCCCCCGACGGCACCACGCTGCCCGTGGGCTGGAAGGTGTTCGTCGGGCTGGAGAACTTCGCCACCGCCTTCGGCGACGCCCGCTACTCCGGCCCGTTCCTGCAGGTGCTGCTGTGGACGCTCGCGTTCGCCGTGCTGTCCGTGGTCACCACGTTCCTGCTCGGTCTCTTCCTGGCGATGGTCTTCAACGACGAGCGCGTCCGCGGCCGAAAGATCTACCGCACGCTGCTGATCCTGCCCTACGCCTTCCCCGGCTTCCTGGCCGCGCTGCTGTGGTCCGGCCTCCTCAACCGCCGCTTCGGCTTCATCAACTCGGTCCTCCTCGGCGGCGCGGAGATCCCCTGGCTCACCGACCCCTGGCTGGCCAAGCTCTCGGTGCTCGGCGTGAACCTGTGGCTGGGCTTCCCCTACATGTTCCTCATCTGCACCGGCGCCCTGCAGTCGATCCCGAAGGACGTCCTGGAGGCGGCCAAGATCGACGGCGCCAGCCGGTTCCGCACGTGGCGCTCCGTGGTCCTGCCGTTGCTCATGGTCTCCACCGCGCCGCTGCTGATCTCCTCCTTCGCCTTCAACTTCAACAACTTCAACCTCATCTACATGCTCACCGGCGGGGGACCGCGCATGGCGGACGCGTCGGTGCCCATCGGGCACACCGACATCCTCATCTCGATGGTGTACTCCATCTCCGGTCTCGACGGCACGGCGGACAAGAACTACGGCCTGGCCAGCGCCCTGTCGATCGTCATCTTCCTGATCGTCGCGACCATCTCCGTGATCAGCTTCCGCCGCACCCGCTCGCTCGAGGAGATCAACTGACATGGCCACCGCACCCACCGTCACGGCCGCCCCGGCCAACAGGGTGAGCCGCCGTCGCTGGTTCAGCGAGGTCGGCTGGCGGCATGTCGTCGGCGTGGTCGCCGTCGTCTACGCGGCGTTCCCGATCGTCTACGTCATCTCCGCCTCGCTCAACCCCGGCGGCACGCTGACCGGCTCCAACTCCCTCTTCAGCGAGGTCAGCGGCGCCAACTACACCGAGCTGAACGGCACCTACTTCTGGACGTGGGTGCGCAACACCCTGTTCATCGGCACGGTCACCGCCGTCGGCACCGTCCTGATGGGAGCGGCCGCGGCGTACGCGTTCTCGCGGTTCCGGTTCACCGGCCGGCGCGTCGGGCTCATGGCCCTGCTGGTCATCCAGATGTTCCCGCAGATCCTGGCCTTCGTCGCGATCTTCCTGCTGCTGCTGGGACTGCGGAACGTGGTGCCGGTGCTCGGTCTGAACAGCCAGATCGGCCTGATCTGCGTGTACCTGGGCGGGGCGCTCGGCGTGAACACGTTCCTCATGTACGGGTTCTTCAACACCGTGCCGCGCGAGCTGGACGAGGCCGCGAAGATCGACGGCGCCTCCCACGCCCAGATCTACTGGACGATCATCCTGCGCCTGGTCGCCCCGATCCTCGCCGTCGTCGGGCTGCTGTCCTTCATCTCCACGTTCTCCGACTTCGTCATCGCCCGCGTCATCCTCCAGTCGGAGCAGAACTGGACGCTCGCGGTGGGCCTCTACGGCTGGGTGTCGTCACTGCTCGAGGCCAACTGGGGGCTCTTCGCCGCCGGCGCCGTGATCAGTGCGCTGCCGGTGCTGGTGCTCTTCCTGTTCCTGCAGCGCTACATCGTGGGCGGGCTCACGTCGGGGGCGGTCAAGGGCTGACCGGCCGGGGATCCTCGCCAGGGCCTCAGCTCAGGGCGATCCACACCGTGGTGTCCGGCGGCACGCTGACCATCCCGTCCAGCGGGTTCGACAGGTCGTCGCTGGCCTGCAGGATCTCCCGCTCCGCCGGCACCCGCACGTCCCGGTCGGAGAGGTTCGTCAGGACGAGCACGTCCCGGTTGACGAAGCCCAGCGTCCCGGCGTACGGCAGGTCGTCCACCCACGCGACGTGGCCGGTGCCCAGGCTCAGCTCCTGGCGCAGGCGGAAGGCGTGGCGGTAGCGCTCGAACGTGCTCCCAGGGGTGCCGCGCTGCTCCGCCGCGA
It encodes the following:
- a CDS encoding sugar ABC transporter permease, with the protein product MATAPTVTAAPANRVSRRRWFSEVGWRHVVGVVAVVYAAFPIVYVISASLNPGGTLTGSNSLFSEVSGANYTELNGTYFWTWVRNTLFIGTVTAVGTVLMGAAAAYAFSRFRFTGRRVGLMALLVIQMFPQILAFVAIFLLLLGLRNVVPVLGLNSQIGLICVYLGGALGVNTFLMYGFFNTVPRELDEAAKIDGASHAQIYWTIILRLVAPILAVVGLLSFISTFSDFVIARVILQSEQNWTLAVGLYGWVSSLLEANWGLFAAGAVISALPVLVLFLFLQRYIVGGLTSGAVKG